From a single Aestuariibius sp. HNIBRBA575 genomic region:
- a CDS encoding ribonuclease T — protein sequence MRHLLAALLISASPVAADGTAGEFDYYVLALSWSANWCTLEGDDRNSPQCEPDAEFGWVLHGLWPQYERGWPSYCNTNHRNPSRADTGEQADLYGSSGSAWHQWNKHGQCTGLSSDDYYALAGEAYDRVTRPSVFRRLSSAVTLPASVVEQAFTTENEGLDADEITITCRSGYIQEARICLTRDLEFRQCGADVIRDCTLDDALFEPMR from the coding sequence ATGCGTCACCTTCTTGCAGCTTTGCTGATCTCTGCTTCGCCTGTTGCTGCCGATGGGACGGCGGGTGAATTTGATTATTACGTTTTGGCCCTGTCTTGGTCCGCAAATTGGTGCACCCTGGAAGGGGATGATCGCAATTCGCCGCAATGTGAACCGGACGCCGAATTTGGCTGGGTTTTGCACGGGTTATGGCCGCAATATGAACGTGGCTGGCCATCCTATTGCAACACAAACCACCGCAATCCGTCCCGCGCAGACACGGGCGAACAGGCCGATTTATATGGGTCATCAGGGTCTGCGTGGCATCAGTGGAACAAACACGGACAATGCACAGGATTGTCGTCTGACGATTATTATGCGCTCGCGGGCGAAGCCTATGATCGCGTCACCCGGCCCAGCGTATTCCGCCGCCTGTCCAGCGCGGTCACACTGCCTGCATCCGTTGTGGAACAGGCGTTTACCACCGAAAACGAAGGGCTGGACGCAGATGAAATCACCATCACCTGCCGGTCTGGCTACATCCAAGAGGCGCGGATCTGCCTGACCCGCGATCTGGAATTTCGCCAATGCGGCGCGGATGTGATCCGGGATTGCACGCTGGATGATGCGTTGTTTGAACCCATGCGCTAA
- a CDS encoding VOC family protein encodes MPHRDIPFSLTGIDHVVFLVDDLRRAVDWYRDVLGCPIGYSYPDLGMEQVWAGASLIVLWDTTHPGGASAVPPVPGGRNVDHVCIATSAFDHDALRAHLAHHNVPIEREAMHGGARGMGHSFYIRDPFGNLLEIKGPGEYPDGRAR; translated from the coding sequence ATGCCCCATCGCGACATCCCGTTTAGCCTGACAGGCATCGATCACGTTGTGTTTCTGGTCGACGACCTGCGGCGCGCTGTGGATTGGTATCGCGACGTTTTGGGCTGCCCGATTGGGTATTCTTATCCCGATCTCGGGATGGAGCAAGTCTGGGCCGGGGCGTCGTTGATCGTGCTGTGGGACACAACCCATCCCGGCGGCGCCAGCGCGGTGCCACCCGTGCCCGGTGGGCGCAATGTGGATCATGTTTGCATCGCCACATCGGCATTTGACCACGACGCGTTGCGCGCCCATTTGGCCCATCACAACGTCCCAATCGAACGCGAAGCCATGCATGGCGGCGCGCGCGGCATGGGCCATTCGTTTTACATCCGCGACCCGTTTGGCAACCTGTTGGAAATCAAAGGTCCGGGGGAATACCCTGACGGACGTGCGCGTTAG
- the recR gene encoding recombination mediator RecR has translation MSSTSDIQDLIDLMAKLPGLGPRSARRAVLHLIKKRGVLMTPLADAMGRVATTARECLNCGNVGTTDICDICSSEKRIGSQICVVEDVSDLWAMERANIFKGRYHVLGGTLSALDAIGPDELRIPKLLDRITSESVTEVILALSATIDGQTTAHYIADQLPNVTVTTLAQGVPVGGELDYLDDGTITAALNARRQL, from the coding sequence ATGAGCAGCACAAGTGACATCCAAGACCTGATAGATCTGATGGCCAAGCTGCCCGGGCTTGGGCCGCGATCCGCACGCCGTGCGGTGCTGCATCTGATCAAAAAACGCGGGGTTTTGATGACCCCACTGGCCGATGCGATGGGTCGGGTGGCCACAACTGCGCGGGAATGTTTGAACTGCGGCAATGTTGGCACCACCGATATTTGTGACATTTGCAGCAGCGAAAAACGCATCGGGTCGCAGATTTGTGTGGTCGAAGACGTGTCTGACCTTTGGGCGATGGAACGCGCCAATATTTTCAAAGGCCGCTATCACGTTTTGGGTGGCACATTGTCCGCGCTCGATGCAATCGGCCCTGATGAGCTTCGTATTCCGAAATTGTTGGACCGGATCACGTCGGAAAGCGTCACCGAAGTGATTTTGGCCCTGTCTGCCACCATCGACGGGCAAACCACGGCGCATTACATCGCAGATCAATTGCCCAACGTCACCGTCACCACGCTGGCCCAAGGCGTGCCTGTTGGCGGCGAACTGGACTATCTGGATGATGGCACCATCACCGCTGCGCTGAATGCGCGGCGTCAGCTCTAG
- a CDS encoding ankyrin repeat domain-containing protein, with protein MTDHLDPFRRAAKALRKSHLMGDHQAVARLRAHPPRSELSELKHADYLHVIALENSFASWPQLKLAVETQGMDRAQKQQRLKIALFHGQGWVVDTLMQETPDLAEGLFGLQVAMYDVDAVRSALWDDPTLATKMAGPRTPMLHLAFSKMIHQWPDRRDAMIDIADMLLKAGADVNDATPATPEQGRALSALYGAIGHANNMVLGQWLLDHGANPNDKESLYHATELGHHDGLAMLLAHGADPAGTNALYRAMDFNDHVAVDMLLKAGARADDFNGEPQGGEAPHVFPALHQAARRMNDGAMIDLLLAAGADPRAMFKGVTVYSAACVYGNTDLVDRLTALGITPALTDQEQILSAAAQQKPPGGFLDPAKMPTVYRDIIREILHLPGKDAHLRALVAAGAEWDKPDDQGLTPIQIAGWEGRPELVQYFLSLGPDLTHVNGYGGTLLSTIVHGSENCPERANRDHIECARIVLDHGVALPKRMGDLAGMPEMAAFLIDWAAAHPGQVVAG; from the coding sequence ATGACAGATCATCTGGACCCGTTTCGACGTGCGGCAAAAGCCCTGCGAAAATCCCATTTAATGGGCGACCATCAGGCGGTTGCACGTCTGCGCGCCCATCCCCCCAGATCAGAGCTAAGCGAGTTAAAACATGCGGATTATCTGCATGTTATTGCGCTGGAAAACAGTTTTGCCTCTTGGCCGCAATTGAAATTGGCGGTGGAAACCCAAGGCATGGATCGTGCCCAAAAACAGCAACGATTGAAAATCGCATTGTTCCATGGCCAAGGCTGGGTGGTGGATACATTGATGCAGGAAACCCCGGATTTGGCCGAAGGTTTGTTTGGTCTGCAAGTGGCCATGTATGACGTCGACGCGGTGCGTTCAGCGTTGTGGGATGATCCTACTTTGGCAACCAAAATGGCCGGGCCGCGTACGCCAATGCTGCATCTGGCATTTTCTAAAATGATCCACCAATGGCCCGACAGGCGCGATGCCATGATCGACATCGCCGACATGCTGCTAAAGGCGGGGGCGGATGTGAATGACGCCACCCCCGCGACGCCGGAACAGGGCAGGGCATTGTCGGCGCTATATGGGGCGATCGGACATGCCAATAACATGGTTTTAGGGCAATGGTTATTGGATCACGGCGCGAACCCAAACGACAAAGAGAGCCTCTATCATGCGACCGAATTGGGCCACCACGACGGGTTGGCGATGTTGCTGGCGCATGGGGCGGATCCGGCGGGGACAAATGCGCTTTATCGGGCGATGGATTTTAACGATCATGTGGCCGTCGACATGTTGCTAAAGGCCGGGGCGCGGGCGGATGACTTTAACGGTGAACCGCAAGGCGGAGAGGCCCCGCACGTGTTCCCGGCCCTGCATCAGGCGGCGCGGCGCATGAACGATGGCGCGATGATCGACCTGTTATTGGCGGCTGGGGCGGACCCCCGCGCGATGTTCAAAGGCGTGACCGTGTATTCCGCCGCCTGTGTCTATGGCAATACGGATTTGGTGGATCGGTTGACCGCCCTGGGTATCACGCCAGCCTTGACGGATCAGGAACAGATCCTCAGCGCAGCGGCGCAGCAAAAACCCCCCGGCGGATTTCTGGACCCCGCAAAAATGCCGACAGTTTACCGCGATATCATTCGTGAAATTCTGCACCTTCCGGGCAAAGATGCGCATCTAAGGGCGCTGGTCGCAGCGGGTGCAGAATGGGACAAACCGGATGATCAGGGGCTGACGCCAATTCAGATCGCAGGCTGGGAAGGGCGACCAGAATTGGTGCAATATTTCCTCTCATTGGGGCCGGATTTAACCCATGTGAACGGCTATGGCGGCACATTGTTGTCAACCATCGTGCATGGGTCGGAAAACTGTCCCGAACGGGCAAATCGCGACCATATTGAATGCGCGCGCATTGTGTTGGATCACGGCGTTGCCTTGCCCAAACGCATGGGTGATTTGGCGGGCATGCCGGAAATGGCGGCCTTTTTGATCGACTGGGCGGCGGCGCATCCCGGTCAGGTGGTCGCAGGATAA
- a CDS encoding DUF1013 domain-containing protein, which yields MADKPIMAKATAVWLVDNTTISFRQIAEFVGMHELEVQGIADGDVAQGVKGFDPITNNQLVQEEIDKAQENKLYRMKLKFNAAAVGEEKRRGPRYTPLSKRQDRPNSILWLVKFHPELSDGQIAKLVGTTKPTIQSIRERTHWNISNMEPIDPVALGLCKQTELDLAVQKAAAKKAEGSVMSDDERRKLVSTEQSLGMDAEPKMPSAISGLETFTLNTDVDPSDKEEAIPDADSFFNLPDSKDDEDEE from the coding sequence ATGGCTGACAAACCAATCATGGCCAAGGCAACTGCCGTTTGGCTGGTGGACAATACCACAATCAGCTTTCGCCAGATCGCCGAATTTGTAGGCATGCACGAGCTAGAAGTTCAGGGCATCGCTGATGGCGACGTGGCACAAGGCGTCAAAGGGTTTGACCCGATCACCAACAACCAGCTGGTCCAAGAAGAAATCGACAAGGCGCAGGAAAACAAACTGTACCGGATGAAGCTGAAGTTTAACGCCGCAGCTGTTGGCGAAGAAAAACGCCGTGGCCCGCGTTACACACCGCTGTCCAAACGTCAGGATCGCCCGAATTCGATCCTATGGCTGGTGAAGTTTCATCCCGAATTGTCCGATGGCCAGATTGCGAAACTGGTGGGCACCACCAAGCCGACAATTCAGTCGATCCGTGAACGCACCCATTGGAACATTTCCAACATGGAGCCGATCGACCCAGTTGCGCTGGGCCTGTGTAAACAGACCGAATTGGATCTGGCTGTTCAAAAAGCTGCTGCCAAAAAGGCTGAAGGCAGCGTGATGTCGGATGATGAGCGCCGTAAACTGGTGTCGACTGAGCAGAGCCTTGGCATGGACGCTGAGCCAAAAATGCCATCTGCGATTTCCGGTCTGGAAACGTTCACGCTGAACACAGATGTCGATCCAAGTGACAAAGAAGAGGCAATCCCTGATGCGGACAGCTTCTTTAACTTGCCCGATAGCAAAGATGACGAAGACGAAGAGTAA
- a CDS encoding YbaB/EbfC family nucleoid-associated protein, which translates to MLKGLGQLGDMAKMMKQAQDMQSKMTELQDSLETMTIVGESGAGLVKATATAKGVLTSLDIDPSIFDPNEKEVVEDLILAAIKDAQAKAQDRAQSEMARLTEGLGLPADFKLPF; encoded by the coding sequence ATGCTCAAAGGACTAGGCCAGCTTGGCGATATGGCCAAGATGATGAAGCAGGCGCAGGACATGCAGTCCAAAATGACCGAACTTCAGGACAGTCTGGAAACGATGACGATTGTCGGTGAATCCGGCGCAGGTTTGGTCAAAGCGACAGCCACCGCCAAAGGCGTGTTGACCAGCCTTGATATCGATCCGTCCATCTTTGATCCCAACGAAAAAGAAGTGGTCGAGGACCTGATTTTGGCCGCGATCAAAGACGCCCAAGCCAAAGCGCAGGACCGGGCCCAATCCGAAATGGCCCGCCTGACCGAAGGTTTGGGCCTGCCTGCGGATTTCAAACTGCCGTTTTGA
- a CDS encoding LysR family transcriptional regulator translates to MNWQAISFDWNQIRAFLATAEEGSFSAAARALNSTQPTLGRQVAGLEEALGVTLFERGARGPILTQPGHELLDHVRAMGEAANRVSLVASGQSQDVTGEVSITAVDLFAVHLLTPVLHELQRTAPGVSIRIIASNEVQNLSRREADIALRHVRPNQPELYAKLVATLRANFYATPHYLDRVGRARSFRDLERYTIIGGVDMQEFIDMVAAKGVTLHADQFKYACNSGLVTENLARSGLGVTVLPEQIGDQDPEFERAAPDFPPIEFPVWLITHRELHTSKRIRVVFDAIAQELSNPD, encoded by the coding sequence ATGAATTGGCAGGCGATTTCTTTTGACTGGAACCAGATCCGGGCGTTTCTGGCCACGGCCGAGGAAGGGTCATTCAGTGCCGCCGCGCGGGCGCTGAATTCAACCCAACCCACGTTGGGGCGGCAGGTTGCCGGCCTAGAAGAGGCGTTAGGAGTGACGTTGTTTGAACGGGGCGCGCGCGGCCCAATCCTGACCCAGCCGGGCCATGAATTGTTGGACCATGTCCGCGCCATGGGCGAAGCGGCCAATCGCGTGTCTCTTGTGGCGTCCGGGCAATCCCAAGACGTCACAGGCGAGGTGTCTATCACCGCGGTCGACCTGTTTGCGGTGCATTTATTGACGCCGGTTCTGCATGAATTGCAACGAACCGCACCGGGGGTGAGCATCCGGATCATTGCATCAAACGAGGTCCAGAACCTATCACGTCGCGAAGCCGACATTGCCCTGCGGCATGTGCGCCCCAACCAGCCAGAGCTTTATGCCAAGCTGGTTGCGACGCTTCGGGCGAATTTCTATGCCACGCCGCACTATCTGGATCGCGTCGGGCGGGCACGTTCATTTCGGGATCTGGAACGCTATACCATTATTGGCGGCGTCGACATGCAAGAATTCATCGACATGGTCGCTGCCAAAGGGGTGACGCTGCATGCGGATCAGTTCAAATATGCCTGCAACAGTGGATTGGTGACCGAAAATTTGGCTCGGTCCGGGTTGGGGGTGACGGTTTTGCCAGAACAAATCGGCGATCAGGACCCCGAATTTGAACGGGCAGCGCCGGATTTCCCCCCGATCGAATTTCCGGTCTGGCTGATCACCCACCGCGAATTACATACCAGCAAACGCATTCGCGTTGTGTTTGATGCAATTGCCCAAGAACTGTCGAACCCGGATTAA
- a CDS encoding aldo/keto reductase yields MSALEKMPQMGFGTWNRPDQEAYQSTLTALETGYRHIDGAEGYENEEFVGRAIADSGIARADLWVTTKVAPESFGPGQVRPHVEASLEKLGVGPVDLLLLHYPSIGDEYDIQDYMAQLADVYDAGLTRHIGVSNFTIHYIDKALELLGDRVILTNQVEMHPFMQNHPIVDHCAHKNIPITAFSPLARGAILDDAPFVAMASDLGITPAQLALAFLMAEGHVVIPSSSNPGRIAENFAAQDVSLTTDQIETLRSMDRGLRLVNGPWCPKWDV; encoded by the coding sequence ATGTCAGCATTGGAAAAAATGCCTCAGATGGGCTTTGGGACGTGGAACCGCCCCGACCAAGAGGCCTATCAAAGCACATTGACCGCATTGGAAACCGGCTATCGTCACATTGACGGGGCCGAAGGTTATGAGAACGAAGAATTCGTGGGCCGTGCGATTGCGGATTCTGGCATTGCGCGCGCTGATCTGTGGGTGACCACCAAAGTCGCCCCAGAAAGCTTTGGCCCCGGTCAAGTGCGCCCGCATGTCGAGGCGTCGTTAGAAAAACTGGGCGTTGGTCCGGTGGATTTGCTGCTGTTGCATTACCCATCCATTGGCGACGAATATGACATTCAGGATTACATGGCCCAATTGGCGGACGTGTATGATGCCGGGCTAACACGGCATATTGGCGTGTCGAATTTCACCATTCACTACATTGATAAGGCGTTGGAATTGCTGGGGGATCGTGTGATTTTAACCAATCAGGTTGAAATGCACCCCTTTATGCAGAACCACCCGATTGTGGATCATTGCGCCCATAAAAACATCCCCATTACCGCCTTTTCGCCTTTGGCGCGTGGTGCCATTCTGGACGACGCCCCCTTTGTGGCGATGGCGTCTGATTTGGGTATTACGCCTGCGCAATTGGCGCTAGCGTTTTTGATGGCCGAGGGGCATGTGGTGATCCCGTCCTCGTCTAATCCGGGCCGGATCGCGGAAAATTTTGCCGCACAGGATGTGTCATTGACCACGGATCAGATCGAAACCTTGCGGTCCATGGATCGCGGTCTGCGATTGGTCAACGGGCCGTGGTGCCCGAAATGGGATGTGTGA
- a CDS encoding DNA polymerase III subunit gamma/tau has product MTDETQPAYQVLARKYRPETFVDLVGQDAMVRTLRNAFAADRIAQAFIMTGIRGTGKTTTARIIAKGMNCIGVDGTGGPTTDPCGQCEHCTAIMEGRHVDVMEMDAASRTGVGDIREIIDSVHYRAASARYKIYIIDEVHMLSTSAFNALLKTLEEPPAHVKFIFATTEIRKVPVTVLSRCQRYDLRRIEPEVMIAMLRRISDAEGAEITDDALALITRAAEGSARDAQSLLDQAISHGAGETSADQVRAMLGLADRGRVLDLFDMILKGQAAEALTELSSQYADGADPMAVLRDLAEISHWISVIKITPEAAEDPTINPDERVRGLAMAENLPMRVLSRMWQMLLKSLEEVATAPNAMMAAEMAVIRLTHVSDLPTPEDLIKKLQSDPPGPNGGGGTAPRAPNGSNGTMAGGPAGPSGGGSGAPTAHHTPADAVSSAQTGPTTHGSLAVQTETALARFARFEDVVELIRHHRDVKLLIDVETGLHLVNYAPGRIEVNPTEKAPADLVGRLGSRLQAWTGNRWAITVVNEGGAPTIAQVRDAAELELRAQAESHPMVLAVMAQFPKAKITEIRTAKDIEQDAYADALPEVEGEWDPFDDD; this is encoded by the coding sequence ATGACCGACGAAACCCAACCCGCTTATCAGGTGCTGGCCCGGAAATACCGGCCAGAAACGTTTGTCGATCTTGTTGGACAGGACGCGATGGTGCGCACATTGCGCAATGCCTTTGCCGCCGATCGCATCGCCCAAGCCTTTATTATGACAGGGATTCGTGGCACCGGCAAAACCACAACCGCGCGGATCATCGCCAAGGGCATGAACTGTATCGGGGTGGATGGTACGGGTGGGCCGACCACCGATCCCTGTGGGCAATGCGAACATTGCACCGCCATCATGGAAGGTCGCCATGTCGATGTGATGGAAATGGATGCGGCGTCACGCACCGGTGTGGGCGACATCCGTGAAATCATCGACAGCGTACATTATCGGGCCGCCTCGGCGCGCTATAAAATCTATATCATCGACGAAGTGCACATGCTGTCGACCAGCGCGTTTAACGCGTTGCTCAAAACGCTCGAAGAGCCGCCCGCGCATGTGAAATTCATCTTTGCGACCACCGAAATCCGCAAGGTGCCGGTGACGGTCCTGTCCCGCTGTCAGCGCTATGATTTGCGCCGGATCGAACCCGAAGTGATGATCGCGATGTTGCGGCGCATTTCGGACGCAGAAGGCGCGGAAATCACCGACGACGCATTGGCGCTGATCACCCGCGCCGCCGAAGGGTCCGCACGGGATGCGCAATCGCTGCTGGATCAGGCGATCAGCCATGGCGCCGGGGAAACATCCGCCGATCAGGTGCGTGCCATGCTGGGTCTGGCCGATCGGGGGCGGGTTCTGGATCTGTTTGACATGATCCTAAAAGGCCAAGCCGCCGAGGCCCTGACCGAGCTGTCATCCCAATATGCGGATGGCGCTGATCCGATGGCCGTTCTGCGTGATCTCGCGGAAATTTCCCACTGGATCAGCGTGATCAAAATCACACCCGAAGCCGCCGAAGACCCGACCATCAACCCGGATGAACGGGTGCGCGGATTGGCGATGGCGGAAAATCTGCCGATGCGGGTTCTGTCGCGGATGTGGCAGATGCTGTTGAAATCCTTAGAAGAAGTGGCCACCGCCCCCAATGCGATGATGGCCGCCGAAATGGCTGTGATCCGGTTGACCCATGTGTCCGACCTGCCCACGCCCGAGGATCTGATCAAGAAATTACAATCCGATCCCCCCGGCCCCAATGGCGGTGGCGGCACAGCCCCGCGTGCGCCAAATGGGTCAAATGGCACGATGGCTGGCGGACCCGCTGGTCCATCTGGGGGCGGCAGTGGCGCACCCACTGCGCATCACACCCCCGCCGATGCGGTGTCATCTGCGCAAACCGGACCCACGACACATGGATCGCTGGCCGTTCAAACCGAAACTGCGTTGGCGCGGTTTGCCCGGTTCGAAGATGTGGTTGAACTGATCCGCCATCACCGCGACGTCAAATTGCTGATCGACGTGGAAACCGGGCTGCATCTGGTGAACTATGCGCCGGGCCGGATCGAAGTGAACCCCACCGAAAAAGCCCCTGCCGATCTGGTCGGTCGGTTGGGCAGCCGCCTGCAGGCCTGGACCGGCAACCGCTGGGCGATCACCGTCGTCAACGAAGGCGGCGCGCCCACCATTGCGCAGGTCCGCGATGCGGCCGAACTGGAACTGCGCGCACAGGCCGAAAGCCACCCGATGGTTTTGGCCGTGATGGCCCAGTTTCCCAAGGCCAAGATCACCGAAATCCGCACCGCCAAAGACATCGAGCAAGACGCCTATGCGGATGCCCTGCCCGAAGTCGAAGGCGAATGGGATCCATTTGACGACGACTAA
- a CDS encoding class I SAM-dependent methyltransferase — protein sequence MSDTAFWNKIAQKYAASPIEDVPAYEASLKRVFARLSPNDHVLELGCGTGSTALRLSEYAAKITATDFSSEMIRIAKSKQSDTQFTNVDFQVVDAQSPSDGHTYDVVCAFNLVHLLPDFDAGMQHIKSQIKPGGLFISKTPCLGEMSRFMPVVIWLMQRVGKAPFVSNFTITQLEAKLRDAGFELIESETYGKAGRSRFIVARPL from the coding sequence ATGAGTGACACCGCATTTTGGAACAAAATAGCGCAGAAATACGCCGCGAGCCCGATTGAGGATGTTCCGGCATATGAGGCATCGTTAAAGCGGGTTTTTGCGCGTCTTTCGCCAAATGATCACGTTCTGGAACTGGGCTGTGGCACTGGCAGCACGGCGTTGCGTTTATCCGAATATGCGGCCAAAATCACCGCTACTGATTTTTCCTCCGAAATGATCCGCATAGCCAAATCCAAACAAAGCGACACACAATTCACCAATGTTGATTTTCAGGTGGTCGATGCGCAATCGCCCTCTGATGGGCACACCTACGATGTGGTTTGCGCCTTTAATTTGGTGCATTTGTTGCCGGATTTTGACGCTGGAATGCAGCATATCAAATCACAAATCAAACCCGGTGGTTTGTTTATCAGTAAAACGCCTTGTCTTGGGGAAATGAGCCGGTTCATGCCGGTCGTGATCTGGCTGATGCAGCGGGTCGGCAAGGCGCCATTTGTGTCAAATTTCACAATTACACAGCTAGAAGCAAAGCTACGCGACGCGGGGTTTGAGCTGATCGAAAGCGAAACCTACGGCAAAGCTGGGCGCAGCCGGTTTATCGTGGCCCGACCTCTGTAG
- a CDS encoding LuxR C-terminal-related transcriptional regulator — protein MTVGPMDDIATLAFEFSPVGLIYSENRMIVRCNPQFCDMFALPKQQLEGMSLSVLYPSSDEFNRIGIVGPKVLAQKGIYADERIMKRGDGALFWCRVRGKSLDRDAPFARAVWSFADISNARPVTEMTPRERQVAQGLAEGRTSKEIARELDISPRTVEVHRAKLLEKFNARNSMELVAQLAGIPL, from the coding sequence ATGACAGTTGGACCTATGGATGACATTGCTACGCTCGCGTTTGAGTTTTCGCCGGTTGGGCTGATCTATTCAGAAAACCGGATGATCGTGCGATGCAATCCGCAGTTTTGCGATATGTTTGCGCTGCCCAAACAACAGCTCGAAGGGATGTCGTTGTCGGTGTTATATCCGTCGTCAGATGAATTTAACCGCATCGGTATTGTCGGACCCAAGGTGCTGGCACAAAAGGGAATTTACGCAGACGAACGCATTATGAAACGCGGTGATGGCGCGTTATTCTGGTGTCGTGTGCGGGGGAAATCGCTGGATCGTGACGCGCCTTTTGCCCGCGCAGTCTGGAGCTTTGCCGACATTTCTAACGCCCGCCCGGTGACCGAAATGACCCCCCGCGAACGCCAAGTGGCCCAAGGATTGGCCGAAGGGCGCACCAGCAAGGAAATCGCCCGAGAGTTGGACATTTCCCCCCGCACGGTTGAGGTGCATCGCGCAAAATTGTTGGAAAAATTCAACGCCCGCAATTCCATGGAACTGGTGGCACAATTGGCGGGCATCCCATTGTAG